One segment of Pandoraea pnomenusa DNA contains the following:
- a CDS encoding cation diffusion facilitator family transporter gives MPYTNYDNLAASSEALDKHAVARHSTWVSIWVNVVLTAAQIVVGIFARSQALIADGIHSLSDIVSDFVVLAAARGSARAPDADHPYGHSRYENAASLFLGAILLAVGAGMLWRGIERLLHPEEIPEVHMIALLVAVFVLVSKEGLFRYMLRAAQRVRSAMLVANAWHARSDALSSLVVACGILGNLAGYRILDPLAAALVGLMIGRTGWKFGWNALQDLIDRGVDDATTITIRERLLATPGVRALDMLRTRRMGDEIVVDVHVLVDARLSVSEGHYIAEQARAAVMREPQILDVLVHVDPESDAKGTALQEWPARAVVVGAAEVLCRANGLALRDVNLHYLNNRLEADVTVETQPEPAPPAYSAEPTDGAMERASQTVADALAAHFAPLGLRHVRVLRVTGETSAMAADAGADTPGATP, from the coding sequence ATGCCTTACACGAACTACGACAATCTTGCGGCATCGAGCGAGGCGCTCGACAAGCACGCGGTTGCACGTCACTCGACCTGGGTGAGCATCTGGGTCAATGTGGTGCTCACGGCGGCGCAGATCGTCGTGGGCATTTTCGCGCGCTCGCAGGCGCTGATCGCCGACGGGATTCACTCGCTGTCGGACATCGTGTCCGATTTCGTGGTGCTCGCCGCCGCCCGTGGCAGCGCGCGCGCGCCGGACGCCGATCACCCGTACGGACACAGCCGCTACGAAAACGCGGCCTCGCTGTTTCTCGGCGCGATCCTGCTCGCCGTGGGCGCCGGCATGTTGTGGCGGGGCATCGAGCGTTTGCTGCATCCGGAGGAAATTCCGGAAGTCCACATGATTGCCCTGCTGGTCGCGGTGTTCGTGCTGGTGAGCAAGGAAGGCCTGTTTCGTTACATGCTGCGCGCAGCCCAGCGCGTGCGCTCGGCAATGCTCGTCGCCAACGCCTGGCACGCCCGCTCCGACGCCCTGTCGTCGCTCGTGGTCGCGTGCGGCATCCTTGGCAACCTTGCCGGCTATCGCATTCTCGACCCGCTCGCGGCCGCTCTCGTGGGGCTGATGATCGGGCGCACCGGCTGGAAGTTCGGCTGGAACGCCTTGCAGGATCTCATCGACCGCGGCGTGGATGACGCCACCACCATCACGATTCGCGAACGTCTGCTCGCCACACCCGGCGTGCGTGCGCTCGACATGCTGCGCACGCGACGCATGGGCGACGAGATTGTCGTCGATGTGCACGTGCTCGTCGACGCCCGGCTGTCGGTATCCGAAGGGCACTACATCGCCGAACAGGCTCGCGCCGCCGTCATGCGCGAGCCGCAGATTCTCGACGTGCTCGTGCACGTCGATCCGGAGAGCGACGCCAAGGGCACCGCCTTGCAGGAGTGGCCGGCGCGCGCCGTGGTCGTGGGCGCGGCCGAAGTCCTGTGCCGGGCCAATGGCCTGGCCCTGCGCGACGTCAATCTGCACTATCTGAACAACAGGCTGGAGGCCGACGTGACCGTCGAAACCCAACCTGAACCGGCGCCGCCCGCATACTCTGCCGAGCCGACCGATGGCGCCATGGAACGGGCGTCGCAGACGGTCGCCGACGCACTCGCCGCGCACTTCGCCCCGCTCGGGCTGCGTCACGTCCGCGTACTTCGGGTGACGGGCGAGACGTCGGCAATGGCGGCAGACGCCGGCGCCGACACCCCCGGCGCCACTCCGTAG
- the recQ gene encoding DNA helicase RecQ, which produces MASALEVLRTVFGYNAFRGDQAAIVDHVADGGDALVLMPTGGGKSLCYQIPALLRPGIGIVVSPLIALMQDQVDALLQAGVRAAYLNSSLGFDEALDTERRAARGELDLLYVAPERLLTERFLDLLDRLDERGQLALFAIDEAHCVSQWGHDFRPEYIQLSALHERYPRVPRIALTATADAATRDEIQTRLGLTEARLFVSSFDRPNIRYEIVDRDNPRKQLLAFLGRHRGEAGIVYCLSRKKVEETAAWLETQGIPALPYHAGLDAEVRRTHQQRFLREEGLVMAATVAFGMGIDKPDVRFVAHLDLPKSLEAYYQETGRAGRDGEPAEAWMTYGLNDVVVHRSRIDESNAPELQKRIERQKLDALLGYCEAPRCRRTVLLSYFGETSEPCGNCDVCLNPPEVFDGTVAAQKALSAILRTGQRFGAGHLIDLLRGRSTDKIRMFGHESLPTFGVGGELDDQGWRAVFRQLIAHGLIEPDSSQYGALTLNAAAKPVLKGETTLMLRRQRAAVGKKGRFAGYASAPAIELDVADQKLFETLRAWRQDMAKTQQVPAYVILHDRTLRELAQRRPRHREGLADITGLGEAKIERYGEALVELLNA; this is translated from the coding sequence ATGGCAAGCGCACTCGAAGTCCTCCGTACCGTATTCGGCTATAACGCATTCCGTGGCGATCAGGCCGCCATCGTCGACCATGTGGCCGACGGGGGCGATGCGCTCGTCCTGATGCCCACCGGCGGCGGCAAGTCGCTGTGCTATCAGATTCCGGCGTTGCTGCGCCCCGGTATCGGTATCGTCGTCTCGCCGCTCATCGCACTCATGCAGGATCAGGTCGATGCGTTGCTGCAAGCCGGGGTGCGCGCCGCCTATCTGAATTCCAGCCTCGGCTTCGACGAAGCGCTCGATACCGAGCGCCGCGCCGCACGCGGCGAGCTCGATCTGCTGTACGTCGCGCCCGAGCGCCTGCTGACCGAGCGCTTTCTCGATCTGCTCGACCGGCTCGACGAGCGCGGGCAACTGGCGCTGTTCGCCATCGACGAAGCGCATTGCGTCTCGCAATGGGGCCACGACTTCCGCCCGGAGTACATCCAGCTCTCCGCACTGCACGAACGCTATCCGCGCGTGCCGCGCATCGCGCTGACCGCCACTGCGGATGCCGCGACGCGCGACGAGATCCAGACCCGCCTGGGACTGACCGAGGCGCGCCTTTTCGTCTCCAGTTTCGATCGGCCGAACATCCGGTATGAGATCGTCGATCGCGACAATCCCCGCAAGCAGTTGCTCGCCTTTCTCGGGCGGCATCGCGGCGAGGCCGGCATCGTCTACTGTCTGTCGCGCAAGAAGGTGGAGGAGACGGCAGCCTGGCTCGAGACTCAGGGTATTCCGGCCCTGCCGTATCACGCTGGGCTCGATGCCGAGGTCCGACGCACGCACCAGCAGCGGTTCCTGCGCGAGGAAGGGCTGGTCATGGCGGCCACGGTCGCCTTCGGCATGGGCATCGACAAGCCGGACGTGCGCTTCGTCGCGCATCTGGATCTGCCCAAGAGTCTCGAAGCGTACTATCAGGAGACGGGGCGCGCGGGACGGGACGGCGAGCCGGCCGAAGCTTGGATGACATACGGGCTGAACGACGTGGTGGTCCATCGCAGCCGCATCGACGAGTCGAATGCGCCCGAGCTGCAGAAGCGCATCGAGCGGCAAAAGCTCGACGCCCTGCTTGGCTATTGCGAGGCGCCGCGTTGCCGACGCACCGTGCTGTTGTCATATTTCGGCGAGACGAGCGAGCCTTGCGGCAACTGCGACGTCTGCCTGAACCCGCCCGAAGTTTTCGACGGGACCGTCGCCGCTCAAAAGGCCCTCTCGGCGATTCTCCGCACGGGCCAGCGTTTCGGCGCCGGTCACCTCATCGATCTGCTGCGCGGGCGCAGTACCGACAAAATCCGCATGTTCGGTCATGAGTCGCTGCCGACATTCGGCGTGGGCGGTGAACTCGACGATCAGGGTTGGCGCGCCGTCTTCCGCCAACTGATCGCCCACGGCCTGATCGAGCCGGACAGCAGCCAGTACGGTGCGCTCACGCTCAACGCGGCGGCCAAGCCGGTGCTCAAGGGAGAAACGACGCTGATGCTGCGACGTCAGCGCGCCGCCGTGGGCAAGAAGGGGCGGTTTGCCGGTTACGCCTCGGCGCCGGCAATCGAGCTCGACGTTGCCGATCAGAAACTGTTCGAAACGCTGCGCGCCTGGCGGCAGGACATGGCCAAGACACAGCAGGTGCCGGCTTACGTTATCCTGCATGACCGCACCCTGCGCGAACTCGCACAGCGCCGTCCGCGACATCGTGAAGGGCTGGCCGATATTACCGGTCTCGGCGAAGCGAAAATCGAGCGCTATGGCGAAGCCCTCGTCGAGCTGCTCAATGCCTAG
- the rfbC gene encoding dTDP-4-dehydrorhamnose 3,5-epimerase yields the protein MQLIATAIPDVKVVEPKVFGDTRGYFFESFNQRNFDTALGETLTFVQDNQSRSARGVLRGLHYQVQQPQGKLVRVLQGEIYDVAVDIREGSPTFGKWVAEVLSAENKKQLWIPAGFAHGFVVTSETAEVLYKTTDYWAPQFERCIRWDDPTLAIPWPLEGITPLVSDKDRQGMLFADYRHEG from the coding sequence ATGCAACTGATTGCTACCGCCATTCCCGACGTCAAGGTCGTCGAGCCGAAAGTGTTCGGCGATACCCGGGGCTATTTCTTCGAGAGCTTCAACCAGCGCAACTTCGACACCGCGCTGGGCGAGACGCTCACGTTCGTGCAGGACAACCAGTCGCGGTCGGCGCGCGGCGTGCTGCGCGGGTTGCACTATCAGGTGCAGCAGCCGCAAGGCAAGCTCGTGCGCGTGCTTCAGGGGGAGATCTACGACGTGGCCGTCGACATCCGCGAAGGCTCGCCGACCTTCGGCAAGTGGGTCGCCGAAGTGCTGAGTGCCGAGAACAAGAAGCAGCTGTGGATTCCCGCGGGGTTTGCCCATGGATTCGTCGTGACGTCGGAGACGGCCGAGGTGCTGTACAAGACGACCGACTATTGGGCGCCGCAATTCGAGCGTTGCATCCGCTGGGACGATCCGACGCTGGCGATTCCCTGGCCGCTGGAGGGCATCACGCCGCTCGTCTCCGACAAGGACCGACAGGGCATGCTGTTCGCGGACTACCGGCACGAAGGTTGA
- the msbA gene encoding lipid A export permease/ATP-binding protein MsbA, translating to MSATHKPTGPILRRLLGYLQPYWHMGLLAVLAMALVAGTEAAIPAVLKPVLDKGFSGGDPWKLWYVPAAVIGLAVIRGLAQYSANYMLSWVSNRVLLDLRVRMFERLLHAPAAYFQRETTSTLINAIVYEVNQVLGVLTTVLITLVRDSLTVVGLLGYLFYLNWRLTLVVAVILPLIGWLVGKINRRLRRLNREQQTLTNALSYVVEEAVGGYKVVKIHNGEAYEKSRFDKMTGTLRGYAMRVTVSGGLAQPVTQALASLALAIVITVAMIESSSGEMTVGGFTAFVTALLLVVSPLKHLMDVNQPLQRGVTAAELIFDVMDVEVEPTGGDRRLERAKGRVTFDQVSFNYGAAERPTLDRISLDVAPGEMVALVGPSGSGKTTLVNLVPRFFDPTGGRILLDDMPLDELRLADLRSQIAFVSQDVVLFNDTIAANVAYGQEIDPERVQAALRAANLADAVAAMPDGVQTMVGDNGMRLSGGQRQRLAIARAIYKDAPILILDEATSALDSESERHVQAALEVLMEGRTTLVIAHRLSTIERADRIVVLEHGRIVEQGSHNELVAHNGLYAHLHRIQYAQQQEA from the coding sequence ATGAGCGCAACGCACAAGCCCACCGGCCCGATTCTTCGCCGTCTGCTGGGCTATCTCCAGCCCTATTGGCATATGGGCCTGCTGGCCGTTCTTGCCATGGCGCTCGTGGCGGGAACGGAAGCCGCCATCCCGGCCGTTCTCAAGCCGGTGCTCGACAAGGGCTTTTCGGGGGGCGACCCGTGGAAGCTGTGGTACGTGCCTGCCGCGGTCATCGGCCTGGCGGTCATCCGGGGGCTGGCGCAGTATTCGGCCAACTACATGCTCTCCTGGGTGTCGAACCGCGTGCTGCTCGACCTGCGCGTGCGGATGTTCGAGCGTCTGCTGCACGCCCCGGCGGCGTATTTCCAGCGCGAGACGACCAGCACGCTCATCAACGCCATCGTCTACGAAGTCAACCAGGTGCTCGGCGTGCTGACCACGGTGCTCATCACGCTGGTGCGCGACTCGCTCACCGTCGTCGGTCTGCTGGGCTATCTGTTCTATCTGAACTGGCGGCTCACGCTCGTGGTGGCCGTCATTCTGCCGCTCATCGGCTGGCTGGTCGGCAAGATCAACCGTCGTCTGCGCCGCCTGAATCGCGAGCAGCAGACGCTGACCAATGCGCTGTCGTACGTGGTCGAAGAGGCGGTGGGCGGCTACAAGGTCGTGAAGATCCACAACGGCGAAGCCTACGAAAAGTCGCGTTTCGACAAGATGACCGGCACGCTGCGCGGTTACGCCATGCGCGTGACTGTGTCGGGCGGGCTTGCCCAACCGGTCACGCAGGCGCTCGCGTCGCTCGCGCTGGCCATCGTCATCACAGTGGCGATGATCGAATCGTCATCGGGCGAGATGACCGTGGGTGGCTTCACCGCCTTCGTGACAGCGTTGCTGCTGGTGGTCTCGCCGCTCAAGCATCTGATGGACGTCAACCAGCCGCTGCAACGCGGTGTGACGGCCGCCGAGCTGATTTTCGACGTGATGGACGTGGAAGTCGAGCCCACGGGCGGCGATCGCCGGCTCGAGCGCGCCAAGGGGCGCGTGACGTTCGATCAGGTGAGCTTCAATTACGGTGCGGCCGAGCGTCCGACGCTCGACAGGATTTCGCTCGATGTCGCGCCCGGCGAGATGGTGGCGCTGGTGGGGCCGTCCGGCAGCGGCAAGACGACACTGGTCAATCTGGTGCCGCGCTTCTTCGATCCTACCGGCGGGCGCATTCTGCTCGACGATATGCCGCTCGACGAACTACGTCTGGCCGACCTGCGCAGCCAGATCGCGTTCGTGAGCCAGGACGTGGTGCTGTTCAACGACACCATCGCCGCGAACGTGGCCTACGGTCAGGAAATCGATCCGGAGCGCGTGCAGGCGGCGCTGCGGGCGGCCAATCTCGCCGATGCGGTCGCGGCCATGCCCGACGGCGTGCAGACGATGGTGGGCGACAATGGCATGCGCCTATCGGGTGGCCAGCGTCAGCGCCTGGCGATTGCCCGCGCGATCTACAAGGACGCACCGATTCTGATCCTCGACGAAGCGACCTCCGCCCTCGACTCGGAGTCCGAGCGTCACGTGCAGGCGGCGCTCGAGGTACTGATGGAAGGGCGCACCACGCTGGTGATCGCGCACCGTCTGTCGACCATCGAGCGCGCCGATCGCATCGTGGTGCTGGAACATGGCCGCATCGTGGAGCAGGGCTCGCACAACGAACTGGTGGCGCATAATGGCCTTTACGCCCATTTGCACCGTATCCAGTACGCCCAGCAACAGGAAGCCTGA
- the rfbA gene encoding glucose-1-phosphate thymidylyltransferase RfbA, translating to MQRKGIILAGGSGTRLYPATLAVSKQLLPVYDKPMIYYPLTTLMLAGIRDVLVISTPQDTPRFEQLLGDGSQWGLNLQYAVQPSPDGLAQAFLIGADFIGRDPCALVLGDNLFYGHDFAGLLSAANAQQEGASVFAYPVHDPERYGVVTFDEAGKAIELVEKPKEPKSRYAVTGLYFCDNDVIDIARAIKPSARGELEITDVNNEYLRRGKLNVQIMGRGYAWLDTGTHESMLEASTFIQTIESRQGLKVACPEEIAYRRGWISASDIETLAQPLAKTGYGQYLLAMLRERVF from the coding sequence ATTCAACGCAAAGGCATCATTCTGGCCGGAGGCTCGGGCACGCGCCTGTACCCCGCCACGCTGGCCGTCTCCAAGCAACTGCTGCCGGTGTACGACAAGCCGATGATCTATTACCCGCTCACCACGCTGATGCTGGCGGGGATTCGCGACGTATTGGTCATCTCGACGCCGCAGGACACGCCGCGGTTCGAGCAATTGCTCGGCGATGGCAGCCAGTGGGGGCTGAACCTGCAATATGCCGTGCAGCCGTCGCCGGACGGCCTGGCGCAGGCGTTCCTCATCGGGGCGGACTTCATCGGCCGCGACCCTTGTGCACTGGTGCTTGGCGACAACCTGTTCTACGGGCACGACTTCGCGGGTTTGCTGTCCGCGGCCAACGCACAGCAGGAAGGTGCGTCCGTATTTGCATATCCGGTGCACGATCCCGAGCGCTATGGCGTGGTGACGTTCGACGAGGCCGGCAAGGCGATCGAGCTCGTCGAGAAGCCCAAGGAGCCGAAGTCGCGTTACGCCGTCACGGGGCTTTACTTTTGCGATAACGACGTGATCGACATCGCGCGCGCCATCAAACCGTCCGCGCGAGGTGAGCTGGAGATTACCGACGTCAACAACGAGTACCTGCGCCGCGGCAAGCTCAATGTGCAGATCATGGGGCGGGGTTACGCATGGCTCGACACCGGCACGCATGAATCGATGCTGGAGGCCAGTACCTTCATTCAGACCATTGAAAGCCGTCAGGGTCTCAAGGTCGCCTGTCCGGAAGAGATCGCCTATCGACGTGGGTGGATCTCGGCGTCGGATATCGAAACGCTGGCGCAGCCGCTCGCGAAGACCGGCTACGGCCAGTATCTGCTGGCGATGTTGCGAGAGCGCGTTTTCTGA
- a CDS encoding peroxidase-related enzyme: MRQPPISRFPVPDLAGLPADIRARIDEVQEKAGFVPNVFLTLAHRPDEFRAFFAYHDALMLKDGHLSKGEREMIVVATSAANQCLYCVVAHGALVRIYEKQPLLADQVAVNYLKADLTPRQKAILAYAMKVCERSHEVSDDDYATLRAHGLDDEDIWDIAAITAFFGMSNRLANAISMRPNDEFFLMGRVPRSR, encoded by the coding sequence ATGCGCCAACCACCGATCAGTCGCTTTCCCGTACCGGATCTCGCCGGGCTGCCGGCCGATATCCGGGCGCGCATCGACGAAGTGCAGGAAAAGGCGGGGTTCGTGCCCAATGTATTCCTGACGCTGGCGCATCGCCCCGACGAATTCCGGGCATTTTTCGCCTATCACGATGCCCTCATGCTCAAGGATGGCCATCTGAGCAAGGGCGAGCGCGAAATGATCGTGGTCGCAACCAGCGCGGCGAATCAGTGTCTGTATTGCGTGGTGGCGCATGGCGCGCTGGTGCGCATCTACGAGAAGCAGCCGTTGCTGGCCGACCAGGTGGCGGTCAACTATTTGAAGGCGGACCTCACGCCGCGCCAGAAGGCGATACTCGCGTATGCCATGAAGGTGTGCGAGCGCTCGCACGAAGTAAGCGACGACGATTACGCCACGCTGCGTGCGCACGGTCTTGACGACGAGGACATTTGGGACATCGCCGCGATCACGGCTTTCTTCGGGATGTCCAACCGTCTGGCCAATGCGATTTCGATGCGCCCGAACGACGAATTCTTCCTGATGGGGCGCGTGCCGCGCAGCCGCTGA
- the rfbB gene encoding dTDP-glucose 4,6-dehydratase: MIFVTGGAGFIGANFVLDWLSQHDEPVVTIDKLTYAGNLANLASLEHDSRHHFAQVDICDRVALDRLYAEHRPRAVLHFAAESHVDRSIHGPGDFVQTNIVGTFTMLEAARAYWGSLAGEARDAFRFLHVSTDEVYGSLSPTDPAFTETTPYAPNSPYSASKAGSDHLVRAYHHTYGLPVLTTNCSNNYGPYQFPEKLIPLVIANAVAGKPLPIYGDGSNVRDWLYVGDHCSAIREVLARGAPGEVYNVGGWNEQNNLSVVNHLCKLLDELSPRADGKSYTDQITFVTDRPGHDRRYAIDARKLERELGWRPAETFETGMRKTVQWYLANGEWVRQVQSGEYQRWIETHYRRND; this comes from the coding sequence ATGATCTTTGTGACAGGCGGCGCTGGCTTTATTGGCGCGAACTTCGTTCTGGACTGGCTCTCGCAACACGACGAGCCCGTCGTTACCATCGACAAGCTGACCTACGCCGGCAATCTGGCGAATCTGGCAAGTCTGGAACATGATTCCCGCCACCACTTCGCGCAGGTCGATATTTGCGATCGCGTGGCGCTTGATCGCTTGTATGCCGAGCATCGTCCGCGCGCGGTGCTGCATTTCGCCGCCGAGAGCCACGTTGATCGCTCGATCCACGGCCCGGGCGATTTCGTGCAGACGAACATTGTCGGCACGTTCACGATGCTCGAAGCCGCGCGTGCCTACTGGGGCTCGCTCGCGGGCGAAGCGCGCGACGCCTTTCGTTTCCTGCATGTGTCGACCGACGAAGTCTACGGTTCGCTGAGCCCGACCGATCCGGCCTTCACCGAAACGACGCCGTACGCACCCAACAGTCCGTACTCGGCCTCGAAGGCCGGCTCCGATCATCTGGTGCGCGCGTACCACCACACCTACGGCCTGCCGGTGCTCACGACCAACTGCTCGAACAACTACGGCCCTTACCAGTTCCCCGAGAAGCTGATTCCGCTAGTGATCGCGAATGCCGTCGCGGGCAAACCCCTGCCGATCTACGGCGACGGCAGCAACGTGCGCGACTGGTTGTACGTCGGCGATCATTGCTCGGCGATTCGCGAAGTGCTCGCCAGGGGAGCGCCGGGCGAGGTGTACAACGTGGGGGGCTGGAACGAGCAGAACAATCTGTCGGTGGTGAACCATCTGTGCAAGTTGCTCGACGAACTGTCTCCGCGCGCCGATGGCAAGTCGTACACCGACCAGATCACGTTCGTCACCGACCGCCCCGGCCATGATCGCCGCTACGCCATCGATGCGCGCAAGCTCGAGCGCGAACTGGGTTGGCGCCCGGCCGAGACCTTCGAGACTGGCATGCGCAAGACGGTTCAGTGGTACCTCGCCAATGGCGAGTGGGTGCGCCAGGTGCAATCGGGCGAATATCAGCGCTGGATCGAGACGCACTATCGTAGGAACGACTGA